In one Paenibacillus sp. JQZ6Y-1 genomic region, the following are encoded:
- a CDS encoding MFS transporter, translating to MSTPSLHSNENPDHPQFTPIHQNRHFMVLMSAQLISNLGDWLHLLALLTLTGMVWQATPMQMTWIALCIVLPMLIGGPLAGVLADRLNRKWLMISADWIRVLLVFSLLWASQLWQVYLILIGKSLFDVLFSPAKNAKLREIVPATQLPRAVTISSSIEQGCKIVGPALGGLLLAVAGIQWSFVVDAATFLLSGLILLALPGRKDQQQAMDAASRHTESAETDRQRSFWSDLVTGVRYMLHMRIIGYGTLLLCLVLLVLQLADSQTIVLFRQIPGIQQSLLGWCMTASGVGTLTAAWLSSKLTFSHLSKMSAGAALMGLIFVVVGPIATMVTAGPMTTGLLLLSFWLVGIGAGFAFIPFQVLLQQHTPVHMTGRVFGTVSSLTSASSAIGPLLGGLLVTSAGVTPAFVLAGLLLALIGITGLIRIKEKRMASIMVKNT from the coding sequence ATGAGTACACCATCCCTACATAGCAATGAGAATCCAGATCATCCACAATTCACACCGATACATCAGAATCGACATTTCATGGTGCTGATGTCGGCACAGCTCATCTCCAATCTAGGAGACTGGTTGCATCTACTGGCGCTGTTGACACTCACGGGTATGGTCTGGCAGGCGACTCCGATGCAGATGACATGGATCGCCTTATGTATCGTATTGCCGATGCTAATCGGCGGACCACTGGCTGGGGTGCTTGCTGATCGGCTAAATCGAAAATGGCTAATGATATCCGCTGATTGGATTCGTGTACTGCTTGTATTCAGTTTGTTATGGGCTTCTCAGCTTTGGCAAGTCTATCTCATTCTAATCGGTAAAAGTCTATTTGACGTTCTATTCTCCCCTGCCAAAAATGCAAAGTTGCGTGAGATCGTTCCAGCGACGCAATTGCCTAGAGCCGTAACGATCAGTTCCTCTATCGAACAGGGCTGTAAAATTGTCGGACCTGCGTTAGGTGGACTGCTGCTTGCAGTTGCCGGGATTCAATGGAGCTTTGTTGTGGATGCAGCGACATTTCTGCTGTCAGGCTTGATTTTGCTAGCTTTGCCAGGACGCAAGGATCAGCAACAAGCAATGGATGCAGCAAGCCGTCATACCGAATCAGCAGAAACAGACCGTCAGCGTTCATTTTGGAGTGATCTGGTGACAGGTGTTCGTTATATGCTGCATATGCGTATCATTGGCTATGGCACGTTGCTGCTCTGTCTAGTACTGCTCGTATTACAGCTTGCCGATTCGCAAACGATTGTCCTCTTCCGCCAAATTCCAGGTATCCAGCAGTCACTACTCGGCTGGTGTATGACTGCGAGTGGAGTAGGTACACTGACCGCAGCATGGCTGTCTTCAAAACTAACATTCTCTCATTTGTCCAAAATGAGTGCTGGGGCTGCACTGATGGGCTTGATCTTCGTCGTAGTTGGACCGATTGCGACGATGGTTACTGCCGGACCTATGACGACGGGATTGTTACTACTGTCGTTCTGGCTGGTTGGTATCGGCGCAGGATTTGCTTTTATTCCGTTTCAGGTCTTACTACAACAGCATACCCCCGTGCATATGACAGGTCGTGTATTTGGTACAGTGAGCAGTCTGACCTCTGCTAGCTCGGCTATCGGTCCATTGTTAGGCGGACTACTTGTGACCTCCGCAGGTGTGACGCCAGCGTTTGTCCTTGCGGGTTTGTTGCTGGCGCTCATTGGCATTACCGGATTGATCCGTATCAAAGAAAAACGTATGGCATCAATCATGGTAAAGAACACCTAG
- a CDS encoding LutB/LldF family L-lactate oxidation iron-sulfur protein — MNTAHSTQGTVKERADMALNNDFLRKAVRFTTERLRSGKQAAAMEHGNWEEWRERGRQIRLHTIAHLDYYLNLFVDNARKNGVHVHFAPDTAAATDIVMTIARHKQAQSVVKSKSMVSEELHINRALELAGIETVESDLGEYIIQLAGEGPSHIVIPAIHKNRYQIAELLSEDAGETLPPDTTVLAGYVRRKLREKFLGADIGMTGCNFAIAETGSMVLFENEGNARMVTTVPKTQITLMGMERIIPSWEDLEVMATLLPRSATGQRLTMYMSGITGPKRTADADGPEEMHIVIVDNGRSQQLGDPEFQELLNCIRCGACLNVCPVYRQIGGHSYGGTYSGPIGAVLTPALNRNVAEWDDIANASSLCGACYEACPVKIPLHDMLVYLRRRKVERGHGNRWESIGMKGFATVMGNSKRLHLALKMGQLFQKPVVKDNSITLKIGPLKGWNTYRVMPKMADHSFRDGWSELEKETQQQSQPMDDSIKARMERIVHERSQRKMGGDTHDV, encoded by the coding sequence ATGAATACGGCACATTCTACACAGGGGACGGTTAAGGAACGGGCAGATATGGCGCTGAATAATGATTTTCTACGTAAAGCCGTACGATTCACAACCGAGCGTTTGCGCAGTGGCAAGCAGGCAGCTGCGATGGAGCATGGGAACTGGGAAGAATGGCGAGAGCGCGGTCGGCAAATTCGGCTGCACACGATCGCGCATCTGGACTATTACCTGAATCTATTTGTCGATAATGCACGCAAAAATGGGGTTCATGTCCATTTTGCACCGGATACCGCAGCAGCAACGGATATCGTCATGACGATTGCCCGCCATAAGCAAGCACAATCTGTCGTAAAGTCAAAGTCGATGGTGTCCGAAGAACTTCATATTAACCGCGCACTCGAACTGGCAGGGATTGAGACGGTAGAAAGTGATCTAGGCGAATATATTATCCAGCTTGCTGGCGAAGGACCGTCGCATATCGTCATCCCCGCCATTCACAAAAATCGCTATCAGATCGCTGAGCTGTTATCCGAGGATGCAGGCGAGACGCTACCGCCGGATACAACGGTACTGGCAGGCTATGTCCGCCGCAAGCTGCGTGAGAAGTTTCTCGGTGCGGACATCGGCATGACTGGCTGTAACTTTGCCATTGCTGAGACGGGTTCGATGGTGTTATTTGAAAATGAGGGCAATGCGCGGATGGTGACAACCGTACCGAAAACGCAAATTACGCTCATGGGCATGGAGCGCATCATTCCGTCATGGGAAGACCTTGAAGTGATGGCGACTTTACTGCCACGCTCGGCAACCGGTCAGCGACTCACGATGTACATGTCTGGCATCACTGGACCAAAACGCACAGCCGATGCTGATGGTCCAGAGGAGATGCACATTGTGATCGTTGATAACGGTCGTTCGCAGCAGCTGGGTGATCCCGAATTTCAGGAGTTGCTCAATTGCATTCGCTGTGGCGCGTGTCTCAACGTCTGTCCGGTCTATCGTCAGATCGGTGGTCATTCCTACGGTGGAACGTATAGCGGTCCAATCGGCGCTGTATTGACACCAGCGCTCAATCGCAATGTCGCAGAATGGGATGATATTGCTAACGCATCCAGTCTATGCGGTGCATGTTACGAAGCATGCCCAGTTAAAATTCCACTACATGATATGCTCGTATATTTGCGTCGTCGCAAGGTAGAACGCGGTCATGGGAATCGCTGGGAATCAATTGGCATGAAGGGATTTGCGACTGTCATGGGCAATTCCAAACGACTCCATCTGGCGCTCAAGATGGGTCAGTTATTCCAGAAGCCAGTCGTAAAGGATAATAGCATCACACTCAAAATTGGTCCGCTCAAAGGCTGGAACACATATCGCGTCATGCCGAAGATGGCGGATCATTCCTTCCGTGACGGCTGGTCAGAGCTGGAAAAGGAAACACAGCAGCAATCCCAGCCGATGGATGACAGCATCAAGGCACGAATGGAACGGATCGTACATGAACGAAGCCAGCGCAAGATGGGAGGAGATACCCATGACGTCTGA
- a CDS encoding SDR family oxidoreductase produces MNVSGNTILITGGASGIGFAFAERLLKEDNTIIVCGRREERLREVQKQYPDIHTKVVDIADEQDRIRLVDEVKKEFPQLNVLFNNAGIQRNYRIKDGVESWADQRGELATNLDAPIHLTTLLLPHLQQQENAAIINVTSGLAFSPKASAPVYCATKAALHSFTLSLRHQLKNSKIEVVEIVPPGVNTDLGGAGLHTWGVPVDEFADGILERLKKGEQEIGYGSSERNRTASREELDSVFEQMNNRGL; encoded by the coding sequence ATGAACGTATCCGGCAATACGATATTGATTACAGGCGGCGCAAGCGGAATCGGATTTGCTTTTGCAGAGCGTTTGCTCAAAGAAGACAATACTATCATCGTCTGCGGACGACGCGAGGAACGACTGCGCGAAGTGCAAAAGCAATACCCTGACATTCATACGAAAGTGGTAGATATTGCTGACGAGCAGGATCGTATCCGACTCGTCGATGAAGTGAAAAAAGAATTTCCACAGCTCAATGTATTGTTTAACAATGCAGGTATTCAGCGTAATTATCGAATCAAAGATGGTGTAGAAAGCTGGGCAGATCAGCGTGGCGAGCTGGCGACCAATCTGGATGCGCCGATTCATTTGACTACATTGCTGTTGCCGCATTTGCAGCAGCAGGAGAATGCTGCCATCATCAATGTGACATCAGGGCTGGCATTCTCGCCAAAAGCCTCTGCGCCTGTCTATTGTGCAACCAAAGCGGCGCTGCATTCCTTTACCCTATCCTTGCGTCATCAGCTGAAAAACAGCAAGATCGAGGTGGTCGAGATCGTTCCGCCGGGTGTGAACACCGATCTGGGCGGTGCTGGACTGCATACTTGGGGCGTACCGGTGGATGAATTTGCCGATGGTATTCTGGAGCGCTTGAAGAAAGGTGAGCAGGAGATCGGATACGGCAGCTCCGAACGCAATCGTACGGCTTCGCGTGAAGAATTGGATTCGGTGTTTGAGCAGATGAATAATCGCGGGTTGTAA
- a CDS encoding (Fe-S)-binding protein, with translation MKVSLFITCLSDAIYPQVGEAMVRLLAAHGVKLDFPPIQTCCGQPSYNSGYWEETRTTAKTILKAFEDSDFVVSPSGSCTYMIHHYPELFKDDPHWLELAHELEKKTYEFTQFLVQVLGITDVGAHFPYKVTYHPSCHGSRLLGVKEEPMELLHHVKGLELVPLPFAEDCCGFGGTFAVKMSDISGAMVTEKVDHIKETEAQVLVGLDMACLMNIAGNLRHRGEQVRVMHLAELLYEGVMVT, from the coding sequence ATGAAAGTTTCCCTGTTTATTACCTGTTTGAGCGATGCGATCTATCCGCAGGTTGGTGAAGCGATGGTCCGCTTGCTGGCTGCCCACGGGGTCAAACTGGATTTTCCGCCGATTCAGACGTGCTGTGGTCAGCCGTCCTATAACAGCGGTTATTGGGAGGAGACACGCACAACGGCAAAGACGATTTTGAAAGCGTTTGAGGATAGCGATTTTGTCGTTTCGCCATCTGGCTCGTGTACGTATATGATCCATCATTATCCCGAACTGTTCAAGGATGATCCGCACTGGCTGGAACTAGCGCACGAATTGGAAAAGAAAACGTATGAATTTACTCAGTTTCTCGTTCAGGTATTGGGAATCACCGACGTTGGCGCACATTTCCCTTACAAAGTGACCTATCATCCGTCGTGTCACGGCAGTCGTTTATTAGGAGTCAAGGAAGAGCCAATGGAGCTACTGCATCATGTCAAAGGCTTGGAGCTGGTTCCGCTACCGTTTGCTGAGGATTGCTGTGGATTTGGTGGTACCTTTGCAGTGAAGATGTCGGATATTTCCGGTGCGATGGTGACGGAGAAGGTGGATCATATCAAGGAAACCGAAGCACAGGTGTTGGTGGGGCTGGATATGGCGTGTCTAATGAATATCGCCGGTAATTTGCGTCATCGCGGGGAGCAAGTGCGCGTTATGCATCTTGCCGAGCTGCTGTATGAAGGGGTGATGGTCACATGA
- a CDS encoding DeoR/GlpR family DNA-binding transcription regulator — translation MLVAERYDMIIKLVNEKGSMRVTELSERCQVTEETIRRDLDRLERQGMLKRSHGGAVSVKDEQPETPFSEREIIHAEEKRRIAEEAVKRIQPNDRILLDASTTAWYMAASLPDIPLTVLTNSIRVATQLSNREKIQVISTGGQLVQRSLSFVGPLAERSLDTYYVNTLFLSCQGVHLERGVSESNELQGRVKQKMVGMADRVILLADASKFGVQAFAHVMNLDEVDELITDQRLPSETVRLLEEHDIRVTTV, via the coding sequence ATGTTAGTAGCGGAACGATATGACATGATTATAAAACTGGTCAATGAAAAAGGCAGCATGCGCGTCACGGAGCTGAGTGAGCGTTGTCAGGTGACCGAGGAGACCATCCGGCGCGATCTGGATCGACTAGAGCGTCAGGGTATGCTTAAACGGTCGCATGGTGGCGCGGTTAGCGTAAAGGATGAACAGCCGGAGACCCCCTTTTCTGAACGGGAGATTATACATGCCGAAGAGAAGCGGCGAATTGCTGAGGAAGCGGTCAAGCGGATTCAGCCGAATGATCGGATTCTTCTGGATGCGAGCACAACGGCATGGTATATGGCGGCAAGTCTACCGGATATTCCGCTGACCGTACTGACCAATTCGATCCGCGTAGCGACGCAGCTGAGTAACCGCGAGAAGATTCAAGTCATCTCTACAGGTGGACAGTTGGTACAGCGCTCGTTATCCTTTGTCGGTCCGCTAGCGGAGCGTTCCTTGGATACGTATTATGTGAATACATTATTCCTGTCGTGTCAGGGCGTACATCTGGAGCGTGGAGTCAGCGAATCGAATGAATTGCAGGGACGGGTCAAGCAGAAAATGGTCGGTATGGCAGATCGGGTGATTTTGCTGGCAGATGCAAGTAAGTTCGGCGTGCAGGCATTTGCCCATGTGATGAATCTGGATGAAGTGGATGAACTGATTACCGATCAGCGATTGCCGAGTGAAACGGTGCGACTGCTAGAGGAGCATGATATTCGGGTGACGACCGTCTGA
- a CDS encoding carboxylesterase family protein produces MMALLLWFGTVNIGSTAGAAAVTTGSEKSMYTYQGDIQQPTSQAVLNGAKSTTANTLMWLGVPYAQAPVGELRWRAPQALEPTPKQTVEATKLPQVCTQLANGKVTGSEDCLYLNIYRPATNDTQLPVLVFLHGGGNVTGSGGSFDGQALAEKTNAVIVTVNYRLGLLGWISNPALRTGDAAEDSGNFALLDQIQALKWVQQHIESFGGNIHNVTLGGQSAGARDVLALTISPLAKGLFAKVMPLSGGMTTTTPALGEAYDNDKLADVLVKAGQSATKADALNYLKQTDATELQQTLRGLDSGLLVQAVGSVMIRMSEFPHLFTDGTVLPKQGFDVVDSGDYNRVPMLIGSMQNEFNAFAAFDPTFMSSFSKHTWEPTTEKQFWQATAYGSQLYSSFNADQVATKYSKDTQAKNIYAYRFAWGAQDAGLQAPAKYVAATHGVDLDFLTGAFDKSAFAALFPGTLYTDANQKGRLALTAQYREYVANFLHGNNISAGGLTPWSTWQQSQKLLKLDATKTTARTSMIKGNADVAAMKNKIQASLNPSSTSVVWDQVLNGRFFFQPQYQ; encoded by the coding sequence ATGATGGCACTGTTGTTATGGTTTGGTACGGTTAACATAGGGAGTACCGCCGGAGCAGCAGCTGTCACGACAGGAAGTGAAAAGAGCATGTACACGTATCAGGGAGACATTCAGCAGCCGACGTCACAGGCTGTATTGAACGGTGCGAAATCGACTACTGCCAATACGCTGATGTGGCTGGGTGTTCCGTATGCCCAAGCACCAGTCGGCGAATTGCGTTGGCGCGCACCACAAGCCTTAGAACCAACACCAAAGCAGACGGTGGAAGCAACCAAGCTGCCACAGGTATGTACTCAGCTTGCTAATGGCAAGGTGACAGGGAGCGAGGATTGTCTGTATTTGAATATTTACCGTCCAGCGACCAATGATACCCAGCTGCCAGTACTGGTCTTTTTACATGGCGGTGGCAATGTGACGGGCAGTGGGGGTTCGTTTGACGGACAGGCATTAGCGGAGAAAACGAATGCTGTGATCGTGACGGTCAATTATCGTCTCGGTCTGCTCGGCTGGATTAGTAATCCAGCGCTGCGTACAGGCGATGCTGCCGAAGACTCTGGTAACTTTGCCTTACTGGATCAGATCCAAGCTTTGAAATGGGTGCAGCAGCATATCGAGAGCTTTGGCGGTAATATTCACAATGTCACATTGGGCGGTCAATCGGCTGGTGCGCGTGATGTACTGGCATTGACGATCTCTCCGCTTGCCAAAGGGCTATTTGCCAAAGTAATGCCGCTAAGTGGCGGGATGACGACAACAACTCCAGCTTTAGGCGAAGCCTATGACAATGACAAGCTGGCAGATGTACTGGTCAAAGCAGGTCAATCGGCGACCAAAGCAGACGCACTGAACTATTTGAAACAAACCGATGCGACCGAGCTGCAACAAACGCTGCGTGGACTGGATAGCGGTCTGCTAGTGCAGGCAGTCGGCTCGGTTATGATCCGCATGTCCGAATTCCCACATCTGTTTACCGATGGTACTGTACTGCCTAAGCAGGGATTTGACGTGGTGGATAGCGGCGATTATAATCGCGTACCGATGCTGATTGGCAGTATGCAAAATGAATTTAATGCCTTTGCCGCATTCGATCCAACCTTCATGTCAAGCTTTAGCAAGCATACATGGGAGCCGACAACGGAAAAGCAATTTTGGCAGGCAACTGCTTATGGAAGTCAGCTCTATTCTTCATTTAACGCCGATCAGGTAGCAACCAAGTACAGCAAGGATACCCAAGCGAAAAACATCTATGCCTACCGCTTCGCATGGGGAGCACAGGATGCAGGCTTACAAGCACCTGCCAAATACGTTGCCGCCACGCATGGTGTCGATCTTGATTTCTTAACAGGTGCTTTTGATAAGAGCGCCTTTGCTGCTCTGTTCCCCGGCACGCTATACACCGATGCCAATCAAAAGGGACGTCTGGCGCTGACCGCACAATATCGTGAATATGTAGCCAACTTCCTGCATGGCAATAACATTAGCGCCGGTGGCTTGACTCCGTGGAGCACATGGCAGCAATCGCAAAAGCTGCTGAAGCTGGACGCCACCAAAACAACCGCGCGCACGAGTATGATCAAGGGCAATGCAGATGTTGCCGCGATGAAAAACAAGATTCAGGCATCGCTGAACCCATCGTCAACTTCGGTGGTATGGGATCAAGTGCTGAATGGTCGCTTCTTCTTCCA
- the rpsN gene encoding 30S ribosomal protein S14: MAKKSKVVRQRQREALVAKYAEKRRQLKEAGDYEALSKLPRDSSATRLHNRCQVSGRPHGYLSKFKVSRIVFRELAYQGQIPGVKKASW; this comes from the coding sequence ATGGCTAAAAAGTCGAAAGTGGTCCGTCAGCGTCAGCGTGAAGCGTTGGTGGCTAAATATGCGGAGAAACGCCGCCAATTGAAGGAAGCAGGAGATTATGAAGCGCTGAGTAAGCTGCCGCGCGATTCGTCTGCAACGCGTCTCCATAATCGTTGCCAAGTAAGCGGTCGTCCGCATGGTTATTTGAGCAAATTCAAAGTATCACGGATCGTGTTCCGCGAGCTTGCCTATCAGGGGCAAATTCCCGGTGTGAAAAAGGCGAGCTGGTAA
- a CDS encoding LutC/YkgG family protein, with protein MEARSRVAQKDFIDNISTRLKRPRMTQPPQHPFRGAPSFWGEFAWSEEERIQRFTQHFQEVGGHVTTVANLQEAGQWIAEHARHLGAQYIVRQQLPELEQLQLETQLPETHISVWNSDPAEPWKARAAEADIGVVLADGAAAYTGTVMVTSAAQQGRSVSLLPTVCIVLLPKERLHTRLGELLIPLDMRGREHLPAGVHFISGPSRSSDIENDLTIGVHGPGIIYTLLIG; from the coding sequence TTGGAAGCACGTTCTCGTGTAGCGCAAAAGGATTTTATCGATAATATTTCGACCCGACTCAAGCGTCCGCGAATGACACAGCCGCCACAGCATCCGTTTCGCGGTGCGCCGTCATTTTGGGGAGAGTTCGCTTGGAGCGAGGAGGAGCGGATTCAGCGCTTTACCCAGCATTTCCAAGAAGTGGGCGGGCATGTAACGACGGTAGCAAATTTGCAGGAGGCAGGGCAATGGATCGCCGAGCACGCCCGTCATTTAGGCGCGCAATATATTGTTCGTCAGCAATTGCCGGAGCTGGAGCAGCTGCAACTGGAAACCCAGCTACCAGAAACACATATCTCCGTTTGGAACAGTGACCCAGCAGAGCCGTGGAAAGCACGCGCCGCTGAAGCGGATATTGGCGTGGTGCTGGCAGACGGCGCTGCTGCATATACAGGAACCGTTATGGTCACTTCCGCTGCTCAGCAAGGGCGTTCGGTTAGTCTGCTGCCAACCGTCTGTATTGTGCTGCTGCCCAAGGAACGACTGCATACTCGACTGGGTGAGCTGTTGATTCCATTGGATATGCGCGGTCGGGAGCATTTGCCTGCCGGTGTTCATTTTATCTCGGGTCCCAGTCGCTCATCGGATATTGAAAATGATCTGACCATTGGGGTGCATGGACCGGGTATTATTTATACGCTGCTGATTGGGTAA